A single genomic interval of Lacrimispora sphenoides JCM 1415 harbors:
- a CDS encoding metallophosphoesterase family protein, with the protein MKILVLSDHESKSLYEYYSPEKLQDIDLIISCGDLRANYLTFFATFSHAPVYYVRGNHDCRYEDCPPEGCTCIEDDIITYKGIRIMGLGGSMQYIPGSPNQYTERGMERRIKKMWWKLKKNKGFDILVTHAPAFELNDLPDLPHQGFTCFKALMDKYSPKYFLHGHVHANYGKSFKREDQYGCTKVVNAYEYYIIEYPGNP; encoded by the coding sequence GTGAAGATCCTGGTACTGTCTGACCATGAGTCAAAATCACTTTATGAATACTATTCACCGGAAAAATTGCAGGACATTGATTTAATTATTTCCTGCGGAGATTTACGAGCGAATTATCTAACGTTTTTTGCAACTTTTTCCCATGCCCCGGTCTATTATGTCCGGGGTAACCACGATTGCAGGTATGAGGACTGTCCACCTGAAGGCTGTACCTGCATTGAAGATGATATCATAACCTATAAGGGAATCCGGATTATGGGGCTGGGCGGTTCCATGCAGTACATTCCAGGCTCGCCGAACCAGTATACGGAACGGGGAATGGAGCGGAGAATCAAAAAGATGTGGTGGAAGCTTAAGAAGAACAAAGGTTTTGATATTCTTGTCACCCATGCTCCGGCATTTGAACTCAACGACTTACCGGACCTGCCTCATCAGGGATTTACCTGTTTTAAGGCACTGATGGACAAGTATTCTCCCAAATATTTTCTTCATGGACATGTCCATGCCAATTATGGAAAGAGCTTTAAGAGGGAAGACCAGTATGGCTGCACAAAGGTTGTAAATGCCTATGAGTATTATATTATAGAGTATCCTGGGAATCCGTAA
- the leuC gene encoding 3-isopropylmalate dehydratase large subunit: MGMTMTQKILAAHAGLSKVKAGQLIEAELDLVLGNDITSPVAIKEMEKFDKDTIFHKDKIALVMDHFIPNKDIKSAENCKCCRDFAGKHEITNYFDVGQMGIEHALLPEKGLVVAGDAVIGADSHTCTYGALGAFSTGVGSTDMAAGMVTGKAWFKVPTAIKFELVGKPSKWVSGKDVILHIIGMIGVDGALYKSMEFSGEGIRNLSMDDRFTICNMAIEAGGKNGIFPVDDLAIQYMKDHSKRDYKIYEADEDAEYEAVYIIDLSKLEPTVSFPHLPENTRTIGTFGEIKVDQSVIGSCTNGRLDDMRIAAAVMKGHKVAKNVRCIVIPATQEIYLQSMREGLLEIFIEAGAVVSTPTCGPCLGGYMGILAAGERCISTTNRNFVGRMGHVESEVYLSNPAVAAASAITGHICAPDELGL; encoded by the coding sequence ATGGGAATGACGATGACCCAGAAAATATTGGCAGCCCATGCAGGGCTTTCCAAGGTAAAGGCAGGCCAGCTGATCGAAGCGGAACTGGATCTGGTATTGGGGAATGATATCACATCTCCGGTTGCCATTAAGGAAATGGAGAAATTTGATAAAGATACGATCTTTCATAAAGATAAGATTGCCCTGGTCATGGACCACTTTATTCCAAATAAGGATATTAAATCCGCGGAAAACTGTAAATGCTGCCGTGATTTTGCCGGCAAACACGAAATTACCAATTATTTCGATGTAGGGCAGATGGGAATCGAACATGCCCTTCTTCCGGAAAAGGGGCTGGTGGTTGCAGGAGATGCAGTCATTGGAGCGGATTCCCATACATGTACCTATGGAGCACTGGGAGCTTTTTCCACCGGTGTAGGCAGTACGGATATGGCGGCAGGCATGGTAACTGGAAAAGCCTGGTTCAAGGTACCGACCGCAATTAAGTTTGAACTGGTGGGGAAACCCTCCAAATGGGTCAGCGGCAAGGATGTTATTTTGCATATCATAGGCATGATCGGAGTAGACGGTGCCTTATATAAGTCAATGGAATTTTCCGGAGAGGGTATCAGGAATTTATCCATGGATGACCGTTTTACTATTTGCAACATGGCCATAGAGGCCGGCGGAAAGAACGGTATTTTCCCGGTGGATGACCTTGCCATCCAGTACATGAAGGATCATTCAAAGCGTGATTACAAAATTTATGAGGCGGATGAGGACGCAGAATATGAGGCGGTTTATATCATTGACTTATCCAAATTAGAGCCAACGGTTTCTTTCCCCCACCTTCCTGAAAATACCAGGACCATCGGCACGTTTGGTGAGATTAAAGTGGATCAGTCGGTAATCGGCTCCTGTACCAACGGCCGGCTTGACGATATGCGCATAGCAGCCGCTGTCATGAAAGGACATAAAGTGGCAAAAAATGTGCGCTGCATCGTGATTCCAGCTACCCAGGAAATCTATTTGCAGTCCATGAGAGAGGGGCTTTTAGAAATCTTTATTGAAGCCGGAGCTGTAGTCAGCACACCAACCTGCGGTCCGTGCCTTGGCGGCTATATGGGTATTCTGGCGGCAGGAGAGCGCTGCATCTCTACCACCAACCGTAATTTTGTAGGACGGATGGGTCATGTGGAATCAGAGGTATATTTATCCAACCCTGCTGTGGCTGCTGCAAGTGCGATTACCGGTCATATATGTGCGCCGGATGAACTGGGATTATAG
- the ybaK gene encoding Cys-tRNA(Pro) deacylase, whose protein sequence is MVKTNAMRMLDKAKVEYTTREYEVDEQDLSGSHAADMMGADHGSVFKTLVLKGEKIGYLVCCIPVDGELDLKKVAKAAGDKKVEMIPMKDLQGITGYIRGGCSPVGMKKQFPTFVEETACSYEEIVVSGGLRGHQIVISPQALVAFIKGSFAPLTHN, encoded by the coding sequence ATGGTAAAGACAAATGCAATGAGGATGCTTGACAAGGCAAAGGTTGAGTATACCACCAGGGAATATGAAGTGGACGAGCAGGACCTATCCGGCAGCCATGCGGCGGATATGATGGGGGCGGATCATGGGAGCGTATTTAAAACTCTTGTATTAAAAGGAGAAAAAATAGGATATCTGGTCTGCTGCATTCCGGTTGATGGGGAACTGGATTTAAAAAAAGTGGCGAAGGCTGCCGGAGATAAGAAGGTAGAGATGATTCCTATGAAGGATTTGCAGGGAATCACAGGATATATACGCGGAGGCTGTTCTCCTGTCGGCATGAAAAAACAATTTCCTACGTTTGTCGAAGAAACAGCCTGCTCTTATGAGGAAATTGTCGTCAGCGGAGGCTTAAGAGGACATCAAATCGTCATTTCTCCCCAAGCCCTTGTTGCGTTTATAAAGGGCAGTTTTGCCCCTCTTACCCACAATTAG
- the secG gene encoding preprotein translocase subunit SecG yields the protein MIRIILSIIFVIICVALSAIILLQEGKSQGLGSIGGMADTYWGRNKGRSMEGKLEKFTKYGAVLFFILALVLNLNIL from the coding sequence GTGATCAGGATTATTTTATCAATCATATTTGTTATCATATGTGTTGCTTTATCAGCAATAATCCTTTTACAGGAAGGAAAGAGTCAGGGCCTTGGTTCTATCGGCGGTATGGCTGATACCTACTGGGGCAGAAATAAAGGCCGTTCCATGGAAGGAAAACTGGAGAAATTCACAAAATACGGTGCAGTCCTGTTTTTCATTCTGGCGCTGGTACTGAATCTGAATATACTGTAA
- the leuD gene encoding 3-isopropylmalate dehydratase small subunit, whose product MKACGSVFKYGDNVDTDVIIPARYLNITDGNELAKHCMEDIDKDFITNVKNGDIIVANKNFGCGSSREHAPLVIKCAGISCVIAETFARIFYRNAINIGLPIIECPEAARAIQAGDEVMVDFDSGIITNKTTGESFEGQAFPPFMQEIISAGGLFPYINKKK is encoded by the coding sequence ATGAAGGCATGTGGATCTGTTTTTAAATACGGAGATAATGTGGATACGGATGTTATCATTCCGGCAAGATATTTGAATATTACAGATGGGAATGAGCTGGCTAAGCACTGTATGGAGGATATTGACAAGGATTTTATAACCAATGTAAAAAATGGAGATATTATTGTCGCAAATAAAAACTTTGGATGCGGTTCTTCCAGAGAGCATGCGCCCCTTGTTATCAAGTGTGCCGGAATAAGCTGCGTGATTGCCGAAACTTTTGCCAGGATTTTCTACCGGAATGCAATTAACATCGGCCTTCCTATTATAGAATGTCCGGAAGCTGCCAGAGCCATTCAGGCAGGAGATGAGGTTATGGTTGATTTTGACAGCGGCATTATCACCAATAAAACTACCGGCGAATCCTTTGAGGGTCAGGCGTTTCCGCCCTTTATGCAGGAGATCATTTCAGCGGGAGGGTTATTCCCCTATATTAATAAGAAGAAATAG
- the smpB gene encoding SsrA-binding protein SmpB, which yields MGKESFKLIANNKKAYHDYFIDEKYEAGIELAGTEVKSIRMGKCSIKESFVRIDKGEVYVCGMNISPYEKGNIFNKDPLRVRKLLLHRTEIGKLDAKIAQKGYTLVPLQVYFKGSLVKVEIGLARGKKLYDKRDDIAKKDQKRELERDFKVRNLS from the coding sequence ATGGGGAAAGAGAGTTTCAAATTAATTGCCAATAACAAAAAGGCATATCACGATTATTTTATTGATGAAAAATACGAGGCAGGCATTGAACTTGCCGGAACAGAAGTAAAATCCATCCGCATGGGCAAATGCAGCATCAAGGAATCCTTTGTGAGAATTGATAAAGGAGAGGTTTATGTCTGCGGCATGAACATCAGTCCGTATGAAAAAGGGAATATCTTTAACAAGGATCCGCTGAGGGTCAGAAAGCTGCTGCTTCACAGGACTGAGATCGGAAAGCTGGATGCAAAGATTGCCCAGAAGGGCTATACCCTGGTCCCGTTGCAGGTATATTTTAAAGGAAGCCTGGTGAAGGTGGAAATCGGCCTTGCCAGAGGTAAAAAGCTATACGATAAGAGAGATGACATTGCGAAAAAGGATCAGAAAAGAGAACTGGAAAGAGACTTTAAGGTGAGAAATCTTTCATAG
- a CDS encoding BMP family ABC transporter substrate-binding protein, producing MALYDYVGALKRGRRQYQASVSKGEYPYLPVLDQILSYTDIVSEVNLGIMDIPLEKVVGTKTEGRTSAFASNFMPLLSEKSEFGAKWAYLYDHQIEEGIHDPIEVFEFMNQYYVQEGNKRVSVLKYVGAFSISSSVTRLIPKRTDDLDNRLYYEFLDFYQVSFNCDVWFSKEGSYDKLIKAMNKNPGEPWSEDDRIIFKSAYDRFSKAFHAFGGDDYDMTCSDAFLVYVELFGYRIVKDRIEGQIKKDLIRIKDELLLASRGNKITLVEQPEEIEESSDNSPLKLINWLRPFQSIEPEMLKIAFIHAKTAETSSWTYGHELGRMYLEQAFNGAIQTIAFFNADSEPEIANAIELAIGARCNVIFTTASQMINLSVKAAIDHPEVKVFNCSVNMSYSSICTYYGRMYESKFLMGALAASMSQAEKIGYIADYPIYGTIANINAFALGARMINPYAKVYLEWSRVKDRDAHVELEKEKVAFISGDDMITPQTPTREYGLYQKHPDGSLKNLATPIWHWGKFYERIVNIICHGDFGRKEMKGKQAINYWWGMSADVIDVICSHNLPHGTSRLITFLRNSIRAGSFQPFEGIIYSQDGQIQCGENENLTPEEITTMNWLTENVVGQIPEFDELTEEARSLVRLQGQTIYENMDMEEQREDPGTV from the coding sequence ATGGCATTATATGATTACGTAGGGGCGTTAAAGCGGGGCCGCAGGCAATATCAGGCTTCCGTATCAAAAGGAGAATATCCGTATCTGCCGGTCTTGGATCAGATCCTGTCCTATACGGATATTGTTTCAGAAGTGAACTTGGGAATCATGGATATTCCCCTTGAAAAGGTGGTAGGCACGAAAACGGAGGGACGCACCAGCGCCTTTGCCAGTAATTTCATGCCTCTATTGTCGGAGAAATCGGAATTTGGGGCGAAATGGGCATATTTATATGACCATCAGATTGAAGAGGGGATTCATGATCCCATCGAAGTCTTTGAATTTATGAACCAGTATTACGTTCAGGAAGGCAATAAAAGGGTCAGTGTCTTAAAATATGTAGGTGCTTTCAGCATCTCTTCCTCTGTCACCCGCCTGATTCCAAAGAGGACTGATGATTTAGATAACAGGCTTTATTATGAATTCCTGGATTTTTACCAGGTTTCCTTTAACTGCGATGTCTGGTTCAGCAAGGAAGGAAGCTACGACAAGCTGATAAAGGCCATGAATAAGAATCCGGGAGAGCCTTGGAGCGAGGATGACAGGATCATCTTCAAATCCGCTTATGACCGTTTTTCCAAAGCATTCCATGCATTTGGCGGCGATGATTACGATATGACATGTTCGGACGCGTTTCTTGTTTACGTCGAACTGTTCGGATACCGAATCGTAAAAGACCGGATTGAGGGGCAGATAAAAAAGGATTTGATCAGAATTAAGGATGAACTACTCCTGGCCTCTAGAGGCAATAAGATCACTTTGGTTGAACAGCCGGAAGAAATAGAGGAATCATCGGATAATAGTCCTCTTAAACTTATTAATTGGCTGCGCCCGTTCCAGTCCATTGAACCGGAAATGTTAAAAATTGCATTTATCCATGCGAAAACAGCAGAAACTTCCAGCTGGACTTATGGACATGAGCTGGGCAGAATGTACTTAGAACAGGCTTTTAACGGAGCCATACAAACGATTGCATTTTTTAACGCAGATTCTGAGCCGGAGATTGCTAATGCCATTGAACTGGCCATTGGAGCCAGGTGCAATGTAATATTTACTACGGCCTCCCAGATGATCAATTTAAGTGTGAAAGCTGCAATCGATCATCCGGAAGTAAAGGTGTTCAACTGTTCCGTTAATATGTCTTATTCATCCATCTGCACCTATTATGGAAGAATGTATGAATCGAAATTCCTTATGGGGGCCTTGGCAGCTTCCATGTCCCAGGCTGAGAAGATCGGATATATTGCTGATTATCCGATCTACGGCACCATTGCCAATATCAATGCCTTTGCCCTGGGAGCCAGGATGATCAATCCTTATGCCAAGGTGTACTTAGAATGGTCAAGGGTAAAGGACCGGGATGCTCATGTGGAGTTGGAAAAAGAGAAAGTTGCCTTTATTTCAGGTGATGACATGATAACTCCTCAGACGCCCACCAGAGAATACGGGCTTTACCAGAAGCATCCAGATGGAAGCCTGAAAAATCTGGCGACTCCCATCTGGCATTGGGGAAAGTTTTACGAAAGAATTGTTAATATCATATGCCATGGGGATTTCGGCAGGAAGGAAATGAAGGGGAAACAGGCCATCAATTACTGGTGGGGGATGTCGGCAGATGTGATTGATGTCATTTGCTCTCATAATCTGCCTCACGGAACCAGCCGGCTGATTACATTTTTGAGGAATTCCATACGGGCTGGAAGCTTTCAGCCTTTTGAAGGAATCATTTATTCTCAGGACGGACAAATCCAGTGCGGGGAAAACGAAAATCTTACTCCGGAAGAAATAACCACCATGAACTGGCTGACAGAAAATGTGGTGGGACAGATTCCGGAATTTGATGAGCTTACGGAAGAGGCTCGGTCTCTGGTACGTCTCCAGGGACAGACAATATACGAGAACATGGATATGGAGGAACAGCGTGAAGATCCTGGTACTGTCTGA
- the ilvN gene encoding acetolactate synthase small subunit: protein MERIVLSLLVDNTSGVLSRVAGLFSRRGYNIESLTVGVTADERYSRMTVVSTGDQEILDQIEKQLRKLEDVRDIKELKPGHSVYRELILVKVHANASQRQAICAIADIFRATIVDVGKDSVTVMLTGDQSKLDAVLNLLEDYEILELARTGLTGLSRGSDDIRYLP from the coding sequence ATGGAGAGAATCGTATTATCATTGTTGGTTGATAACACTTCCGGCGTTTTGAGCCGTGTAGCCGGACTGTTCAGCCGCCGTGGCTATAATATTGAAAGCCTTACGGTGGGTGTGACTGCGGATGAGAGATATTCCAGAATGACGGTAGTGTCCACAGGCGATCAGGAGATTTTAGACCAAATTGAAAAACAGCTGAGAAAGCTGGAAGATGTCAGGGATATCAAAGAATTAAAGCCAGGCCATTCTGTTTATAGGGAGCTTATTCTGGTCAAGGTACATGCGAATGCCAGCCAGCGTCAGGCGATTTGTGCCATTGCTGATATTTTCAGAGCTACCATTGTTGATGTTGGCAAAGATTCCGTAACCGTCATGCTTACAGGAGATCAGTCCAAGCTTGATGCAGTTCTTAACCTGCTTGAAGATTACGAAATTTTAGAGCTTGCCAGAACTGGTCTCACAGGACTATCCAGAGGCTCTGACGATATTCGGTATCTGCCTTAG
- a CDS encoding LysR family transcriptional regulator, whose translation MDHNLSQYKIFYEVAKAGNISRAAKELYISQPAISKSISKLEDSLEVTLFTRNSRGVQLTEEGKLLYNHTKAAFEELNRGELELKRVKDFNIGHLKIGVSNTLCKYILLPYLKGFIEKYPHIKISIESQSTSHTITMLEQQRIDLGLIAEPSNRRPLLFQPVMDVQDIFVATKSYLDNLYLREGPDTDFFQTGNILLLDKNNMTRKYIDEYMKENQIVPNQLLEVTTMDLLIEFAKIGLGIGCVIKEFVQEELDRGDLVEIPMETAIKKRTVGFAYNPNGLSTAMENFFDAMRGAGSLLK comes from the coding sequence ATGGATCATAACCTTTCCCAATATAAGATATTTTATGAAGTTGCCAAAGCCGGAAATATCTCAAGAGCGGCCAAAGAACTTTATATCAGCCAGCCTGCCATCAGTAAATCCATCAGCAAGCTGGAAGACAGCCTGGAGGTAACCTTATTTACTAGAAATTCAAGAGGCGTCCAGCTTACCGAAGAAGGAAAGCTTCTATATAATCATACAAAAGCGGCCTTTGAAGAATTAAACCGCGGGGAACTGGAACTGAAGCGGGTGAAGGACTTTAATATCGGACACTTGAAAATAGGTGTCAGCAATACTCTTTGCAAATATATTCTTCTTCCTTATTTAAAGGGATTTATTGAGAAGTATCCTCATATTAAGATTTCCATTGAAAGCCAGTCCACTTCCCATACGATCACTATGTTGGAACAACAGCGGATTGATCTGGGTCTGATTGCAGAGCCAAGCAACCGGCGCCCTCTTTTGTTTCAACCGGTTATGGACGTCCAGGATATTTTCGTGGCGACAAAATCTTATCTGGATAACCTGTATTTAAGAGAAGGGCCGGATACAGATTTCTTTCAGACAGGAAATATCCTTCTTTTGGATAAGAACAACATGACCAGAAAGTATATTGACGAATATATGAAAGAAAATCAGATTGTGCCAAATCAGCTTTTGGAGGTCACTACCATGGATCTTCTGATCGAATTTGCCAAAATCGGACTGGGGATCGGATGTGTGATCAAAGAATTTGTCCAGGAGGAACTGGACCGGGGGGATTTGGTTGAGATTCCCATGGAAACAGCGATTAAAAAGAGAACTGTTGGATTCGCTTATAATCCCAATGGATTATCCACGGCTATGGAGAACTTTTTTGATGCCATGAGAGGGGCCGGTTCATTGCTCAAGTAA
- the ilvC gene encoding ketol-acid reductoisomerase has translation MAKIYYQEDCNLSLLEGKTIAVIGYGSQGHAHALNLKESGCDVIVGLYEGSSSWAKAEAQGLTVYTAAEAAKKADIIMILINDEKQAAMYKESVEPNLKDGDMLMFAHGFAVHFGQIVPPENVDVTMIAPKAPGHTVRNEYLVGRGTPCLVAVHQDYTGKAKDKALAYALALGGARAGVLETTFKDETETDLFGEQAVLCGGVCALMKAGFETLVEAGYAPENAYFECIHEMKLIVDLIFESGFAGMRYSVSNTAEYGDYITGPKIVTDETKKAMKQVLTDIQNGNFAKDWLLENQVGCAHFNAVRKKEASHQLEKVGSELRKLYSWNDGGKLIDN, from the coding sequence ATGGCAAAGATTTACTATCAGGAAGATTGCAACTTATCCTTATTGGAGGGTAAGACCATTGCAGTTATTGGATACGGCAGCCAGGGCCATGCCCATGCACTTAATTTAAAGGAGTCTGGATGCGATGTCATTGTAGGACTTTATGAGGGAAGCAGTTCCTGGGCAAAGGCAGAGGCACAGGGTTTAACCGTTTATACAGCAGCAGAAGCTGCAAAGAAGGCTGACATCATTATGATCTTAATCAATGATGAGAAGCAGGCCGCTATGTACAAGGAATCTGTAGAGCCTAATTTAAAGGATGGGGACATGCTGATGTTTGCCCATGGTTTTGCCGTTCATTTTGGACAGATCGTTCCTCCTGAGAATGTTGATGTTACCATGATCGCACCAAAGGCTCCCGGCCATACCGTAAGAAATGAATATCTGGTAGGCAGAGGAACTCCATGTCTGGTTGCTGTTCATCAGGATTATACAGGCAAGGCAAAGGACAAGGCTTTAGCTTATGCATTGGCCCTGGGCGGAGCAAGAGCCGGCGTACTGGAGACAACCTTTAAGGATGAGACAGAAACAGACCTTTTTGGCGAGCAGGCTGTATTATGCGGAGGCGTTTGCGCTCTGATGAAGGCAGGCTTTGAAACTTTGGTAGAAGCAGGATATGCTCCTGAGAATGCTTATTTTGAATGTATTCACGAGATGAAGCTGATCGTAGACCTGATTTTTGAAAGCGGCTTTGCAGGCATGAGATATTCTGTTTCCAATACTGCTGAATACGGTGATTACATCACAGGACCGAAGATCGTTACCGATGAGACCAAGAAGGCGATGAAGCAGGTTCTTACCGATATTCAGAATGGAAACTTTGCTAAGGACTGGCTGCTTGAAAACCAGGTCGGATGCGCTCACTTTAATGCGGTTAGAAAGAAAGAAGCTTCCCACCAGTTAGAAAAGGTAGGCAGCGAGCTCCGCAAGCTTTACAGCTGGAACGATGGCGGAAAGTTGATTGATAACTAA
- the rnr gene encoding ribonuclease R: MTEEQLTQRKAMLLQLINDPAYAPMKLKELAILFDIPKDQREDLKEVLDTLMAEGKIGISQKGKYGKPDIGSIAGVFSGHSKGFGFVAVEGLDQDIFIPEDKTGGALHGDTVLISAESKPGNGKRAEGHVIKVLVHANEQIIGFYQKNKSFGFVIPDNQKISKDVFIPQGKDMGAVTGHKVVVRVTDFGGPERKPEGMITEIIGHVNDPGTDILSIVRAYGLPEEFPDSVMKQVEAVTDEVTGKDMQGRLDLRNLQTVTIDGEDAKDLDDAITLSKKDGVYTLGVHIADVTNYVTENSPLDEEALRRGTSVYLVDRVIPMLPHKLSNGICSLNHGEDRLALSCMMDIDENGNVMGHRIAETVINVDRRMTYTAVNAIITDRDEAVMKEYEAFISMFDQMKELADILREKRKKRGSIDFDFPETKVILDERGKPLEIKPYERNAATKIIEDFMLMANETVAEDYFWQEIPFLYRTHDNPDPEKMKSLATLINNFGYSIRFHNGEVYPKEVQKLLANAEDTPEEALISRLALRSMKQAKYTVSNTGHFGLAAKYYTHFTSPIRRYPDLQIHRIIKENLRSGLAGKRISHYDKILQQVAVQSSAMERRADEAERETIKLKKCEYMSKHIGEEFDGVISGVTNWGLYVELSNTVEGLIHVNQLQDDYYHFDEEHYELVGEMTRKTFKLGQPIRVMVLGTDKLLRTIDFIPAKSLEEE, translated from the coding sequence ATGACAGAAGAACAGTTAACGCAAAGAAAAGCCATGCTTCTCCAGCTGATAAATGATCCTGCCTATGCACCTATGAAATTAAAAGAGTTAGCCATTCTCTTTGATATTCCAAAGGATCAGAGGGAAGATTTAAAAGAAGTACTGGATACTCTTATGGCAGAAGGAAAGATTGGTATATCACAAAAAGGAAAATATGGAAAGCCGGATATCGGCTCCATTGCCGGAGTGTTTTCCGGACACTCCAAGGGCTTTGGGTTTGTAGCGGTAGAAGGGCTGGATCAGGATATTTTTATACCGGAAGACAAGACAGGCGGAGCACTTCACGGTGACACCGTACTGATATCTGCCGAATCAAAGCCAGGAAACGGAAAAAGAGCTGAGGGCCATGTAATCAAGGTGCTGGTCCATGCAAATGAGCAGATCATAGGGTTCTATCAGAAAAATAAGAGTTTTGGTTTCGTTATTCCGGACAACCAGAAAATTTCAAAGGATGTGTTCATTCCTCAGGGCAAGGACATGGGAGCCGTGACCGGTCACAAGGTGGTGGTTAGGGTTACGGATTTCGGCGGGCCGGAACGGAAACCGGAAGGAATGATAACGGAAATAATTGGCCATGTCAATGACCCTGGTACGGATATTCTTTCGATTGTTAGAGCATACGGACTTCCGGAGGAATTCCCGGACAGCGTAATGAAGCAGGTGGAAGCAGTAACTGATGAAGTAACCGGTAAAGATATGCAGGGCCGTCTGGATTTAAGAAATTTACAGACAGTTACCATTGATGGTGAAGACGCAAAGGATCTTGACGATGCAATTACTTTATCAAAAAAAGATGGTGTCTATACCTTAGGCGTTCACATCGCTGATGTTACGAATTATGTAACGGAAAACAGTCCATTGGATGAGGAAGCATTAAGAAGGGGAACCAGCGTTTATCTTGTGGACCGGGTAATTCCCATGCTTCCCCATAAGCTGTCAAATGGAATTTGTTCCCTAAATCATGGAGAAGACCGGCTGGCCTTAAGCTGCATGATGGACATTGATGAAAACGGCAATGTAATGGGACACAGGATAGCAGAAACCGTCATAAACGTGGACCGGAGAATGACCTATACGGCAGTCAACGCCATTATCACGGACCGGGATGAGGCGGTTATGAAGGAATACGAAGCCTTTATTTCCATGTTTGATCAGATGAAGGAACTGGCTGATATTCTGCGGGAAAAGAGAAAAAAGAGAGGCTCCATTGATTTTGATTTCCCGGAAACAAAGGTGATTCTTGATGAACGGGGAAAGCCTTTGGAAATCAAGCCCTATGAGAGGAATGCAGCAACTAAAATCATAGAAGACTTTATGCTGATGGCAAATGAGACGGTTGCAGAGGATTATTTCTGGCAGGAGATTCCCTTCCTTTACCGGACTCATGACAACCCGGACCCGGAAAAGATGAAGAGTCTTGCAACTCTGATTAATAATTTCGGATATTCCATCCGTTTTCACAATGGTGAGGTTTACCCGAAGGAAGTCCAAAAGCTGCTTGCCAATGCGGAGGATACGCCAGAGGAAGCCCTGATCAGCCGTCTGGCCCTGCGTTCTATGAAGCAGGCTAAATATACGGTGTCAAATACCGGGCATTTTGGCCTGGCAGCTAAATATTACACCCACTTTACCTCCCCGATCAGAAGGTATCCGGACTTGCAGATCCATCGTATTATTAAGGAGAACTTAAGGTCAGGCTTAGCCGGGAAGAGAATCAGCCATTATGATAAAATCCTTCAGCAGGTAGCCGTACAGTCTTCTGCCATGGAGCGGAGAGCCGATGAAGCAGAGCGGGAGACCATTAAGCTTAAAAAGTGTGAGTATATGTCAAAACACATTGGGGAAGAGTTTGACGGAGTGATTTCCGGTGTGACAAACTGGGGGCTTTATGTAGAACTTTCCAACACCGTGGAAGGTTTGATTCATGTGAATCAGCTCCAGGATGATTATTATCATTTTGATGAAGAACATTATGAGCTGGTAGGTGAAATGACAAGGAAAACCTTTAAATTAGGTCAGCCTATCAGGGTCATGGTATTGGGTACGGATAAGCTTTTGCGTACCATCGACTTTATTCCGGCGAAGAGTTTAGAAGAGGAATAA